The following coding sequences are from one bacterium SCSIO 12741 window:
- a CDS encoding GPW/gp25 family protein has product MENEDKSFLGTGWNFPPRFQKSTSSVEMVSYDQDIRQSLHVLLGTEPGERVMMPRFGCSLREMLFENIDTSLVQVIGDRIRYSVLHYEPRITLDSIEIDINEQLNGVVYIHLNYTIRRTNTRSNMVYPFYLREATNKTEDYQIELS; this is encoded by the coding sequence ATGGAGAACGAAGACAAATCATTTTTAGGCACCGGTTGGAACTTTCCTCCGCGTTTTCAGAAGAGTACTTCGAGCGTAGAAATGGTTTCTTACGACCAGGATATACGCCAAAGCCTTCATGTATTGTTGGGAACCGAGCCTGGCGAAAGAGTCATGATGCCCCGATTTGGCTGCTCCCTCCGAGAAATGCTTTTTGAAAACATTGATACTTCCTTGGTTCAGGTTATCGGCGATCGCATTCGGTATTCAGTATTGCATTACGAACCTCGCATTACCCTCGATAGTATCGAAATCGACATCAATGAGCAGCTAAACGGTGTGGTTTACATTCACCTTAACTACACCATTCGGAGAACCAACACCAGGAGCAATATGGTTTATCCTTTCTACCTAAGGGAGGCTACGAATAAGACTGAAGACTATCAAATTGAGCTATCATAA